The following coding sequences lie in one Sporichthyaceae bacterium genomic window:
- a CDS encoding aldehyde dehydrogenase family protein yields the protein MGALSVERVLDPATGEVLGEVPHASPVEVAAAVAAARRAIDGGWGRETAVGRSALLRRLLEVLAGDAERILDVVVGETGCPVTLARGQQVGLALQHLAYWADAARRPELDPRPPVVTTRSDGLGVVGNWVVRREPYGVVAALTPYNFPFLQIVMKLGPALAAGNAVVLKPSPFTPFSALLIAEAWQRADLPPGVLEVVAGGAAVGVALTTDPGVDLISFTGSDVVGASILAAAAPRLTKVLLELGGKSPLIVRADADLELAARLGAHSVTTHAGQGCVLTTRHLVHETVRSEYLDRIATLLSKAVVGDPRDPATTMGPLIRAAARERVEAYVAGALDRGATVVHGAARPDRLPDRLAGGAYYLPTVLADVDNSWPVAREEIFGPVAVVIGIADDDEAVAVANDSPYGLAAHVVGHDSAAVFELATRLRAGSVDLNGGPGWTNPDVPFGGRKRSGLGVENGPEGLSEYTALKTIKYPAR from the coding sequence GTGGGCGCGCTGAGCGTCGAGCGGGTCCTCGACCCGGCGACCGGCGAGGTCCTCGGGGAGGTGCCGCACGCCTCGCCCGTAGAGGTTGCGGCTGCGGTCGCGGCGGCTCGCCGGGCTATTGATGGGGGGTGGGGTCGAGAGACGGCGGTCGGCCGCAGTGCCCTGCTGCGTCGCCTGCTCGAGGTGCTGGCCGGCGACGCCGAGCGAATCCTCGACGTGGTTGTCGGCGAGACCGGTTGCCCCGTCACTCTGGCCCGCGGTCAGCAGGTCGGCTTGGCCCTGCAGCACCTCGCGTACTGGGCCGACGCCGCCCGACGACCTGAACTCGACCCGCGGCCGCCGGTGGTCACCACCCGGTCGGACGGCTTGGGCGTGGTCGGCAACTGGGTGGTGCGCCGCGAGCCGTACGGCGTGGTCGCCGCGCTCACCCCGTACAACTTCCCGTTCCTCCAGATCGTGATGAAGCTCGGCCCGGCATTGGCTGCGGGGAACGCTGTGGTGCTCAAGCCCTCGCCGTTCACGCCGTTCTCGGCCTTGCTGATCGCCGAGGCGTGGCAGCGGGCCGACCTGCCGCCCGGGGTGCTCGAGGTGGTCGCCGGCGGCGCGGCCGTCGGCGTCGCGCTCACCACCGACCCCGGCGTCGACCTGATCTCGTTCACCGGCTCCGACGTGGTCGGTGCGTCGATCCTCGCCGCTGCCGCGCCCCGGCTGACCAAGGTGCTGCTGGAACTCGGCGGGAAGTCCCCGTTGATCGTGCGCGCCGACGCGGACCTGGAACTTGCGGCGCGCCTCGGTGCGCACAGCGTCACCACCCATGCCGGGCAGGGCTGCGTACTGACGACCCGTCACCTCGTGCACGAGACCGTCCGCAGCGAGTACCTCGACCGGATCGCCACTCTGCTCAGCAAGGCGGTTGTCGGCGACCCGCGCGACCCGGCGACCACGATGGGTCCGCTGATTCGCGCCGCGGCGCGGGAGCGCGTCGAGGCCTACGTGGCCGGCGCGCTCGACCGCGGTGCCACCGTCGTGCACGGCGCGGCCCGACCTGACCGCCTGCCGGACCGGCTCGCGGGCGGCGCCTACTACCTGCCCACCGTGCTGGCCGACGTCGACAATTCCTGGCCGGTGGCCCGCGAGGAGATCTTCGGTCCGGTCGCCGTGGTGATCGGGATCGCCGACGACGACGAGGCCGTCGCGGTCGCCAACGACTCGCCGTACGGGCTGGCCGCACACGTGGTGGGCCACGACAGTGCCGCTGTGTTCGAACTCGCCACCCGGTTGCGAGCCGGCAGCGTCGACCTCAACGGCGGGCCGGGCTGGACCAACCCGGACGTGCCGTTCGGGGGCAGGAAGCGGTCCGGGCTGGGCGTGGAGAACGGTCCCGAGGGCCTGTCCGAGTACACCGCGCTCAAGACGATCAAGTACCCCGCGCGATGA
- a CDS encoding MaoC family dehydratase N-terminal domain-containing protein: MTTTDISAPLEAKAPEQEAFGRLTAAGIERFREKIGLDWPYDRWTSWNEQASRDGIRHYAHGFGDDNPLWTDPDHAAGSRWGSVIAPPGFLEGAGLTPEIQERPGDRKRGRGALSGVHMFWAGDAIRFFRQVHEGDRLWVRRFYVSIEEKESRFGGRSAYSVRRRVYWNDAGELIAIWDANFVHTERHTAAERNKTETEPPTQHIYSDDELAVVDAHYAAETTRGVEPRFVEDVVVGEELTPRYRGPMVIGDIIAWLQGNGRHEIYPYKLNHRNRQRMGGFYERNADGAWDSAMRVHWDDEFARSVGARRAYDYGMLRNAWMAHVVTDWMGDDAILVSCDDRMTGFNTLGDLTRITGSIDSVDTSGGWPEVAVSVACHNQFEERTAHGTFRVRLPSRVSGLPQFPAAPADHGLLPGMPIPTSGPWAR, encoded by the coding sequence ATGACGACGACGGACATCTCCGCCCCGCTCGAGGCGAAGGCCCCGGAGCAGGAGGCCTTCGGTCGGCTCACCGCCGCGGGCATCGAGCGGTTCCGGGAGAAGATCGGCCTGGACTGGCCCTACGACCGGTGGACCAGCTGGAACGAGCAGGCCAGCCGCGACGGGATCCGCCACTACGCGCACGGTTTCGGCGACGACAACCCGCTGTGGACCGACCCGGACCACGCGGCCGGCAGTCGCTGGGGCTCGGTGATCGCCCCGCCGGGATTCCTGGAGGGCGCGGGCCTCACCCCGGAGATCCAGGAACGGCCGGGCGACCGGAAGCGCGGCCGGGGTGCGTTGTCCGGCGTCCACATGTTCTGGGCCGGCGACGCCATTCGCTTCTTCCGTCAGGTGCACGAGGGCGACCGGCTCTGGGTGCGCCGGTTCTACGTGTCGATCGAGGAGAAGGAGTCGCGGTTCGGCGGCCGGTCGGCGTACTCGGTGCGCCGCCGCGTCTACTGGAACGACGCCGGTGAGCTGATCGCGATCTGGGACGCCAACTTCGTGCACACCGAGCGGCACACCGCGGCCGAACGGAACAAGACCGAGACCGAGCCGCCGACGCAGCACATCTACAGTGACGACGAACTCGCGGTCGTGGACGCGCACTACGCGGCCGAGACCACCCGTGGTGTCGAGCCTCGTTTCGTCGAGGACGTCGTCGTGGGCGAGGAACTGACGCCCCGTTACCGCGGGCCCATGGTGATCGGCGACATCATCGCCTGGCTGCAGGGCAACGGCCGCCACGAGATCTACCCGTACAAGCTCAACCATCGCAACCGGCAGCGGATGGGCGGCTTCTACGAGCGGAATGCCGACGGGGCCTGGGACTCCGCGATGCGGGTGCACTGGGACGACGAGTTCGCCCGCTCGGTAGGTGCCCGTCGTGCGTACGACTACGGGATGCTGCGCAACGCGTGGATGGCGCACGTGGTCACCGACTGGATGGGCGATGACGCGATCCTGGTCAGTTGTGACGACCGCATGACCGGCTTCAACACCCTGGGCGACCTGACTCGGATCACCGGTTCCATCGACTCGGTGGACACCTCTGGGGGGTGGCCCGAGGTGGCCGTCAGTGTCGCCTGCCACAACCAGTTCGAGGAACGCACCGCGCACGGCACGTTCCGGGTGCGGCTGCCGTCGCGCGTGAGCGGGCTGCCGCAGTTCCCCGCCGCCCCGGCCGACCATGGACTGCTGCCCGGCATGCCGATCCCGACCAGCGGCCCGTGGGCGCGCTGA
- a CDS encoding mycofactocin-coupled SDR family oxidoreductase — protein sequence MTGRLTGKVAFITGAARGQGRSHAVTLANEGADIIAVDLCADVDTAPYPMATPADLVETVRQVEATGRRVIAEQADVRDLPGLQKVLEVAVGELGRLDVVIANAGIAQYAPAVDLTADQWTTMIDINLTGVFFTVKAALPHLLAGAGSDQQRGGSIVLTSSAAGLRGIANCVHYCAAKHGLVGMMKGLALELGPHRIRVNTVHPTTVNSEMVHNESTYELFLPGRGAKPGDDQSVQQFARIAQRLNVLPEPWAEPADVSAAIAFLCSDEARLVTGVSLPVDAGMAVRW from the coding sequence ATGACTGGACGGCTGACGGGCAAGGTCGCGTTCATCACGGGCGCGGCCCGCGGTCAGGGGCGCAGCCACGCGGTGACCTTGGCCAACGAGGGCGCGGACATCATTGCGGTCGACCTGTGCGCCGATGTCGACACCGCGCCCTACCCGATGGCCACCCCCGCCGACCTGGTCGAGACCGTGCGCCAGGTGGAGGCGACCGGCCGGCGCGTCATCGCCGAACAGGCCGACGTGCGCGACCTGCCGGGACTGCAGAAGGTGCTCGAGGTCGCCGTCGGCGAACTCGGCCGACTCGACGTCGTGATCGCCAACGCGGGCATCGCGCAGTACGCGCCCGCCGTGGATCTGACGGCTGATCAGTGGACCACGATGATCGACATCAACCTCACCGGGGTCTTCTTCACGGTGAAGGCGGCGCTGCCGCATCTGCTGGCAGGCGCCGGATCCGACCAGCAGCGCGGCGGGTCGATCGTATTGACCAGTTCCGCCGCCGGCTTACGAGGCATCGCCAACTGCGTGCACTACTGCGCAGCCAAGCACGGCCTGGTCGGGATGATGAAGGGCCTCGCGCTGGAACTGGGCCCGCACCGGATCCGGGTCAACACCGTGCACCCGACGACGGTCAACAGCGAGATGGTCCACAACGAGTCGACCTACGAGCTTTTCCTGCCCGGCCGGGGCGCCAAGCCCGGCGACGACCAGTCGGTGCAACAGTTCGCGCGCATCGCACAGCGCCTCAACGTGTTGCCCGAGCCCTGGGCCGAACCCGCGGACGTCAGCGCCGCGATCGCGTTCCTGTGCTCGGACGAGGCCCGGTTGGTCACCGGTGTCAGCCTCCCGGTGGACGCCGGTATGGCCGTGCGCTGGTGA
- a CDS encoding enoyl-CoA hydratase/isomerase family protein, which yields MSDYDTVLFDLADGVATITLNRPEVMNAFNQPMLDEFADIWKRCRVDDEVRVVVLRAAGGRAFSTGVDRKAGRTRHPNPWSADDPGFFLGAKQNRVWKPLICAVNGMCAGGAFYWINEADVVICSADATFFDPHTTYGMLSALEPAGLARRIPLGEAMRIALFGLDERMGAARAYSIGLVSEVVAGGEAELWNRAQVLAQRLADKPPLAIQGTVKAVWDSLSMSPQAAREVLLVYPQLSNPLSQTEFKPGKGPEPEIR from the coding sequence GTGAGCGACTACGACACGGTCCTGTTCGATCTCGCCGACGGCGTCGCGACGATCACGCTGAACCGGCCCGAGGTCATGAACGCGTTCAACCAGCCGATGCTGGACGAGTTCGCCGACATCTGGAAGCGCTGTCGCGTCGACGACGAGGTCCGGGTCGTCGTGCTGCGCGCGGCAGGCGGGCGTGCCTTCTCCACCGGCGTCGACCGCAAGGCCGGGAGGACCCGGCATCCGAACCCGTGGAGTGCCGACGACCCGGGCTTCTTCCTCGGCGCCAAGCAGAACCGGGTCTGGAAACCGTTGATCTGTGCGGTGAACGGGATGTGCGCGGGCGGTGCCTTCTACTGGATCAACGAGGCCGACGTGGTGATCTGCTCGGCCGACGCGACGTTCTTCGACCCGCACACCACCTACGGAATGCTGTCCGCGCTGGAGCCCGCCGGCCTGGCCCGCCGCATCCCGCTGGGGGAGGCCATGCGCATCGCGCTGTTCGGCCTCGACGAACGCATGGGCGCGGCACGCGCGTACTCCATCGGCCTGGTCAGCGAGGTCGTCGCGGGCGGCGAGGCCGAACTGTGGAACCGCGCGCAGGTGCTCGCTCAGCGACTGGCGGACAAGCCGCCGCTGGCGATCCAGGGCACCGTGAAGGCGGTGTGGGACTCCCTCTCGATGTCGCCGCAGGCGGCCCGTGAGGTGCTGTTGGTCTATCCACAGCTCTCGAATCCCTTGTCCCAGACCGAGTTCAAGCCAGGCAAGGGCCCGGAACCGGAGATCAGATGA
- a CDS encoding acyl-CoA dehydrogenase family protein, protein MTPEEFETSAVEFLTAHVTRRGPVSTEWGHGEEGLALFHETTDAQERAEADAALAWQRERWAAGFGWITGPVEQGGAGLPASYDRLYSTLEAQFEIPDMNPLRIGLGTLSHALLSNGSAEQLAAHAVPMHRGETVGCQLFSEPDAGSDLAGVRTRAVRDGTTWRVDGQKVWTSNGTFADLGLALVRTDLEAPKHRGLTMFLVPMTTPGVEVRPLRQLTGGASFCETFLTDVVLDDALRLGDEGAGWAVATAALAGERRAVGDRSHEANARAMALLRTLAQRTGQATDPAVRDCWADLHTRLAVARFQQQRMQALPEQSLSGAERAMDKVLLASNQKRIGDLAAQLLGPAFVADTGAWGTFNWNRWLMGSMGYRIAGGTEEILKTMLAERVLGLPRDPKESKR, encoded by the coding sequence ATGACGCCCGAGGAGTTCGAGACCAGCGCGGTTGAATTCCTCACCGCGCACGTCACTCGGCGCGGTCCCGTCTCTACCGAATGGGGCCACGGTGAGGAAGGCCTCGCGCTGTTCCACGAGACCACCGACGCGCAGGAACGGGCCGAGGCGGACGCCGCGCTGGCGTGGCAGCGCGAACGATGGGCAGCCGGTTTCGGCTGGATCACCGGCCCCGTCGAGCAGGGCGGGGCGGGTCTGCCCGCCTCGTACGACCGGCTCTACAGCACGCTCGAGGCGCAGTTCGAGATCCCGGACATGAACCCGTTGCGGATCGGCCTGGGAACGTTGAGCCATGCGCTGCTGAGCAACGGCAGCGCGGAGCAACTCGCGGCGCACGCCGTGCCCATGCACCGCGGGGAGACCGTTGGCTGCCAGCTGTTCTCCGAGCCCGACGCCGGCTCCGACCTGGCCGGCGTGCGCACCCGCGCCGTCCGCGACGGGACCACCTGGCGCGTCGACGGGCAGAAGGTGTGGACGTCCAACGGCACCTTCGCCGACCTCGGCCTGGCTCTGGTGCGCACCGACCTGGAGGCACCGAAACACCGTGGACTGACCATGTTCCTGGTGCCGATGACCACGCCCGGCGTGGAGGTCCGTCCGCTGCGGCAGCTCACCGGCGGCGCCAGTTTCTGCGAGACGTTCCTGACCGACGTCGTCCTCGACGACGCATTGCGACTCGGCGACGAGGGCGCCGGCTGGGCCGTAGCCACCGCCGCGCTGGCCGGGGAGCGCCGTGCCGTCGGCGACCGGTCGCACGAGGCCAATGCCCGCGCGATGGCATTGCTGCGCACGCTCGCCCAACGCACCGGGCAGGCGACCGACCCGGCCGTGCGCGACTGCTGGGCCGATCTGCACACGCGGCTCGCGGTCGCCCGGTTCCAGCAGCAGCGGATGCAGGCGTTGCCTGAGCAATCGCTGTCCGGCGCCGAGCGGGCCATGGACAAGGTGCTGCTGGCAAGCAATCAGAAACGGATCGGCGACCTGGCCGCGCAGTTGCTCGGCCCGGCCTTCGTTGCCGACACCGGTGCCTGGGGCACGTTCAACTGGAACCGTTGGCTGATGGGCAGCATGGGTTACCGGATCGCGGGCGGCACCGAGGAGATCTTGAAGACCATGCTCGCCGAGCGGGTGCTGGGCCTGCCCCGGGATCCGAAGGAGAGCAAACGGTGA
- a CDS encoding aldehyde dehydrogenase family protein, with translation MDSATARALLRGVTCWIGGALVEGTGQTRTYVHPGDGSLTGEFRLAGTDQVGHALAAARKAQPDWAADAAARRDALFGVALTIRQNSDELAALTTLEMGAPLRATKAGVLAAAEWFAHYAGWADKLGGAVTPVGGGVLDYTVPSAHGVVGAIIPWNGPVIAAALKVAPALAAGNAVLLKSSELAPFAAVHLARLLDLPDGVLGVLGGGGDVGAALVDAVDMVSFTGGESAGRAVSIAAAARFIPCVLELGGKSAAVVFDDADPARVGKLGVLLGAVQNSGQGCFLPTRLLVQRGIYDAVLAAAVAMAESVRLGDPFDRATGMGPVVDVAAADRILGVISDAVADKHGRLVAGGERGPGPAYVQPTVFADVDPASSLAQQEVFGPVLAITPFDTEDEVVEIANSTRYGLAGYVWTNDVARAHRVAGRLEAGYVSVNGLAGLPPAAPFGGWKASGRGVEGGREGLREFLRVKNIHVGLA, from the coding sequence GTGGACTCGGCCACCGCCCGAGCGCTGCTGCGGGGCGTGACCTGCTGGATCGGCGGCGCGCTCGTCGAGGGCACCGGGCAGACCCGGACCTACGTGCACCCGGGCGACGGCAGCCTCACCGGCGAGTTCCGACTCGCCGGCACAGACCAGGTTGGGCACGCCCTCGCCGCCGCGCGCAAGGCCCAGCCGGACTGGGCGGCCGACGCCGCCGCCCGCCGCGACGCACTGTTCGGCGTTGCCCTGACCATCCGTCAGAACTCTGACGAACTCGCCGCCCTCACCACTCTCGAGATGGGCGCGCCGCTGCGCGCCACGAAGGCCGGGGTGCTGGCGGCCGCGGAGTGGTTCGCGCACTACGCGGGCTGGGCGGACAAGCTCGGCGGGGCGGTCACCCCGGTGGGCGGTGGCGTTCTCGACTACACCGTCCCGTCCGCGCACGGAGTGGTCGGCGCAATCATCCCGTGGAACGGGCCGGTCATCGCCGCGGCGCTCAAGGTCGCGCCCGCGCTGGCCGCGGGCAACGCCGTGCTGTTGAAATCGTCCGAGCTCGCGCCGTTCGCCGCGGTGCACCTGGCCCGACTGCTCGACCTGCCCGACGGCGTGCTCGGCGTGCTCGGCGGCGGCGGCGACGTGGGTGCCGCGCTCGTCGACGCGGTCGACATGGTGAGCTTCACCGGCGGGGAAAGCGCCGGCCGCGCGGTGTCCATCGCCGCCGCGGCGCGGTTCATACCGTGTGTGCTGGAACTCGGCGGGAAGTCCGCCGCTGTGGTCTTCGACGACGCCGACCCCGCCCGGGTCGGCAAGCTCGGGGTCCTCCTCGGGGCCGTGCAGAACAGCGGCCAGGGCTGTTTTCTGCCGACCCGATTGCTCGTGCAGCGCGGCATTTACGACGCCGTGCTCGCCGCCGCGGTGGCCATGGCGGAGTCGGTCCGCCTCGGCGACCCGTTCGACCGGGCCACCGGGATGGGCCCGGTGGTCGACGTCGCCGCGGCGGACCGCATCCTCGGCGTCATTTCCGACGCAGTCGCCGACAAGCACGGCCGCCTCGTTGCGGGAGGCGAGCGCGGGCCGGGGCCGGCCTATGTGCAGCCCACAGTCTTCGCCGATGTCGACCCGGCCAGTTCCCTTGCACAGCAGGAGGTTTTCGGCCCGGTACTGGCCATCACACCGTTCGACACCGAGGACGAGGTGGTCGAGATCGCCAACAGCACGCGGTACGGCCTGGCCGGGTACGTGTGGACCAACGACGTCGCCCGCGCGCACCGGGTGGCCGGTCGGCTGGAGGCCGGGTACGTCTCGGTGAACGGGTTGGCCGGGCTGCCGCCGGCCGCGCCGTTCGGTGGCTGGAAGGCCAGTGGACGCGGGGTCGAGGGTGGTCGCGAAGGCCTGCGCGAGTTCCTCCGCGTCAAGAACATCCATGTGGGGTTGGCATGA
- a CDS encoding acyl-CoA dehydrogenase family protein, whose product MSAVSEVDERSPMFVFTDEQDALRATVRRFLAERSPETEVRRLMETETGYDPAVWNLMAGQIGLQGLALPEKFGGSGFGFVDLQIVLEEMGRALLCAPFLSSVVLAANAVLRSGDEAACAQYLPGIAAGSTVAALAVTEAAGSWRAADLTMGATAADGGYVLSGEKLFVPDGHVADLLFVVARTAVGPSLFAVDPATAGVLREPLATLDATRKQSRLVFDGARARLIGEEGGAAQPLSDTLDLAAAGLAAEQAGGARRVLEMAVEYAKVREQFGRPIGSFQAIKHKCADMLLAVESATSAAYAVGWAVDEGSDEVGVLASLAKAFCSEAYTHCTAENIQIHGGIGFTWEHPAHLYFKRAKSTEILFGNPRHHRALLADRLGI is encoded by the coding sequence ATGAGCGCCGTGTCAGAGGTGGACGAACGCAGCCCGATGTTCGTGTTCACCGACGAGCAGGACGCACTGCGGGCCACCGTGCGACGGTTCCTCGCCGAACGGTCGCCGGAGACCGAGGTGCGCCGGTTGATGGAGACCGAGACCGGTTACGACCCAGCGGTCTGGAACCTGATGGCAGGTCAGATCGGGCTGCAGGGCCTGGCGCTGCCGGAAAAGTTCGGCGGGTCCGGGTTCGGGTTCGTCGACCTGCAGATCGTGCTGGAGGAGATGGGCCGTGCACTGCTGTGCGCGCCGTTCCTGTCCAGCGTGGTCCTGGCCGCGAACGCAGTGCTGCGCTCCGGCGACGAGGCCGCCTGCGCGCAGTACCTGCCCGGCATCGCGGCGGGCAGCACCGTCGCGGCGCTGGCCGTCACCGAGGCGGCGGGCAGTTGGCGGGCCGCCGACCTCACCATGGGGGCGACGGCGGCCGACGGCGGTTACGTACTGAGCGGGGAGAAGTTGTTCGTGCCCGACGGGCACGTCGCCGACCTGTTGTTCGTGGTCGCGCGCACCGCGGTCGGACCGTCGCTGTTCGCCGTGGATCCGGCGACCGCCGGCGTGCTCCGGGAACCGTTGGCCACGTTGGACGCCACCCGCAAGCAGTCCCGGCTGGTCTTCGACGGCGCCCGGGCGCGGCTCATCGGCGAGGAAGGGGGCGCGGCGCAACCGCTGTCCGACACTCTCGACCTGGCCGCCGCGGGGCTGGCCGCGGAGCAGGCCGGCGGTGCCCGTCGGGTGCTGGAGATGGCCGTCGAGTACGCCAAGGTGCGGGAGCAGTTCGGTCGCCCGATCGGCAGTTTCCAGGCCATCAAGCACAAGTGCGCCGACATGCTGCTCGCTGTGGAGTCCGCGACTTCCGCGGCGTACGCGGTCGGCTGGGCGGTCGACGAAGGCAGCGACGAGGTCGGCGTGCTGGCCAGCCTGGCCAAGGCGTTCTGCTCGGAGGCCTACACGCACTGCACGGCCGAGAACATCCAGATCCACGGCGGGATCGGGTTCACCTGGGAACATCCCGCCCACCTGTACTTCAAACGCGCGAAGAGCACGGAGATCCTGTTCGGCAATCCACGGCACCACCGAGCGCTGCTGGCCGACCGGCTCGGGATCTGA
- a CDS encoding acyl-CoA dehydrogenase family protein, with amino-acid sequence MSSNPDRSGLSASELALQLREFLAEHHPGRTPRSTSPLAAAERLVFQKAWQATLAEHGWAAPGWPRRWGGMGLPLRLQAVHHRELAVARTPVAPSRIGGIVGPALLGYGTAPQLERFMGPLIRADELWCQGFSEPDAGSDLASLRTRAVPDGSDYRLTGRKVWTSGAHFADWMLCLARTGPAGSGAAGITALVVDMHAPGVTARPLRDMTGGAHFAEVELDDVVVPATDRIGAENTGWAVARATLGHERSTSLASSGMRYRRVTGDLLELARRRGRTVDAYDRDALARAVTGARLLEWSGQRVLARVLEGGEPGPLASVIRLQHALFEQGLHELATDLLGAQGALAPADEHLTAGGKHDGAWLRGFLRTRASTIGAGTAEIQRNTIADRVLGLAEVWR; translated from the coding sequence ATGAGTTCGAACCCCGACCGCAGCGGCCTTTCCGCGAGCGAATTGGCCCTGCAACTGCGCGAGTTCCTCGCCGAGCACCACCCCGGCCGCACCCCGCGGAGCACATCCCCTTTGGCGGCCGCGGAACGGCTGGTGTTCCAGAAGGCCTGGCAGGCAACCCTGGCCGAGCACGGTTGGGCTGCGCCGGGTTGGCCACGACGCTGGGGCGGGATGGGACTGCCGCTGCGGCTGCAGGCCGTGCACCACCGGGAGTTGGCCGTGGCTCGCACGCCGGTAGCGCCGTCGCGGATCGGTGGCATCGTCGGCCCGGCGCTGCTCGGGTACGGCACGGCGCCGCAACTCGAGCGGTTCATGGGTCCGTTGATCCGCGCCGACGAACTGTGGTGCCAAGGCTTCTCCGAGCCGGACGCCGGATCCGACCTCGCGTCGTTGCGTACCCGCGCGGTCCCGGACGGCTCGGACTACCGGCTGACCGGGCGCAAGGTGTGGACCTCGGGCGCGCACTTCGCGGACTGGATGCTCTGCTTGGCGCGCACCGGGCCGGCCGGGTCGGGCGCGGCGGGTATCACCGCGCTGGTGGTGGACATGCATGCCCCTGGCGTGACCGCGCGGCCGCTGCGCGACATGACCGGGGGGGCGCATTTCGCCGAGGTGGAACTCGACGACGTCGTCGTCCCTGCCACCGACCGGATCGGGGCGGAGAACACCGGCTGGGCCGTGGCCCGGGCCACGCTCGGTCACGAGCGGTCCACCTCGCTGGCCTCGTCCGGCATGCGGTATCGACGGGTGACCGGCGACCTGCTGGAACTGGCCCGGCGCCGGGGCCGCACCGTGGACGCCTACGACCGCGACGCCCTGGCCCGCGCCGTCACCGGTGCCCGGTTGCTCGAGTGGAGCGGGCAGCGTGTGCTCGCCCGAGTTCTCGAGGGCGGCGAGCCGGGACCGCTGGCCTCGGTGATCCGCCTGCAGCACGCACTTTTCGAGCAGGGCCTGCACGAACTCGCCACGGATCTGCTCGGCGCGCAGGGCGCACTGGCGCCCGCCGACGAGCACCTCACCGCGGGCGGGAAGCACGACGGGGCCTGGCTGCGCGGGTTCCTGCGGACCCGGGCCAGCACGATCGGCGCAGGTACCGCCGAGATCCAACGAAACACGATCGCCGACAGGGTGTTGGGACTTGCGGAGGTGTGGCGATGA
- a CDS encoding cytochrome P450, with the protein MTSTRPDHVPAELVRDVDHVFGAEFLADPFAAFRALRDQRALWSPNHGGYWILTRAQDIRTALQQPELFSSSATGIPAHVSRKEKLAPLELDPPEHTAYRRVIAPLFAPKAVTARTAAISETCADLIDGLADRGGAEFVREFAEPFPSRIFTNILGLPAAEAPRFVAWNSKLLHSQDKPEARRVAGLEINDYLRGLIAARREQPRDDVVSALLGSEIDGRPVSAEEVQNLCFLLFVAGLDTVTAALAWCFRFLAQNPDHRRQLTADPAILPGAVEELLRVHSFINPARTLTEDVEFAGVLMRKGERILLSTALAAQDPAEFPDEARVRFDRTANRHLAFGAGPHRCAGSHLARDEITTALRLWHARIPNYEIAPGGCITVHAGGAMGLDRLPLVWQA; encoded by the coding sequence GTGACGAGCACGCGCCCCGATCACGTCCCGGCCGAACTGGTTCGCGACGTCGACCACGTGTTCGGCGCCGAGTTCCTCGCCGACCCGTTCGCCGCGTTCCGGGCGCTGCGCGACCAACGGGCGCTGTGGAGCCCGAACCACGGCGGTTACTGGATCCTGACCCGGGCGCAGGACATCCGCACGGCGCTGCAGCAGCCGGAGTTGTTCTCCAGCTCCGCCACCGGCATCCCGGCCCACGTCTCCCGAAAGGAGAAGCTGGCCCCGCTCGAGCTGGACCCGCCGGAGCACACCGCCTACCGCCGGGTGATAGCGCCGCTGTTCGCGCCGAAGGCGGTCACCGCACGCACCGCGGCGATCTCCGAGACCTGCGCGGACCTGATCGACGGCCTCGCCGACCGCGGCGGCGCTGAGTTCGTGCGCGAGTTCGCCGAGCCGTTCCCGAGCCGGATCTTCACGAACATCCTCGGCCTGCCCGCGGCCGAGGCACCCCGATTCGTCGCTTGGAACAGCAAACTGCTGCACAGTCAGGACAAGCCCGAGGCGCGCCGCGTGGCCGGCCTCGAGATCAACGACTACCTGCGCGGACTCATTGCGGCGCGGCGCGAGCAGCCCCGCGACGATGTGGTCTCCGCATTGCTGGGCAGCGAGATCGACGGCCGGCCGGTCTCCGCCGAAGAGGTGCAGAACCTCTGCTTCCTGTTGTTCGTCGCCGGGCTGGACACCGTCACCGCGGCCTTGGCGTGGTGCTTCCGGTTCCTGGCCCAGAACCCCGACCATCGCAGGCAATTGACGGCCGACCCGGCGATCCTGCCCGGCGCGGTGGAGGAACTGCTGCGGGTGCACTCGTTCATCAACCCGGCGCGCACGCTCACCGAGGACGTCGAGTTCGCCGGAGTGCTGATGCGTAAGGGCGAACGGATCCTGCTCTCGACGGCCCTGGCCGCCCAGGACCCCGCGGAGTTCCCGGACGAGGCACGGGTGCGCTTCGACCGCACCGCCAACCGGCACCTGGCGTTCGGCGCCGGGCCGCACCGGTGCGCGGGGTCGCACCTGGCCCGCGACGAGATCACCACCGCGCTGCGGCTCTGGCACGCACGAATCCCCAACTACGAGATTGCCCCGGGCGGCTGCATCACCGTGCACGCCGGCGGCGCGATGGGGCTCGACCGACTCCCGCTGGTCTGGCAGGCATGA